A stretch of the Capsicum annuum cultivar UCD-10X-F1 chromosome 8, UCD10Xv1.1, whole genome shotgun sequence genome encodes the following:
- the LOC107839078 gene encoding 54S ribosomal protein L24, mitochondrial, with the protein MSFRSREIMKKIVKNIGGDKNLGSGLKQQLEKCVPNTKVVMGRAHRGLFAGRHIQFGNRVSEKGGNTSRRSWKPNVQEKRLFSYILDRHIRVKVTTHALRCIDKAGGIDEYLLKTPYHEMDTELGVFWKAKIEKLYEELGKMEVVFFTPEDEANLEKQFKEVKLEERAVRREARRKMYGWSPKSELKADSEGTDGEGSLPADFQEGMAANA; encoded by the exons ATGTCGTTCAGATCAAGAGAAATAATGAAGAAGATAGTGAAGAATATTGGGGGAGACAAGAATTTGGGATCTGGTTTAAAACAGCAGCTTGAAAAATGCGTACCGAATACTAAAGTGGTCATGGGTCGGGCTCACCGTGGCCTCTTCGCTGGCCGACACATTCAGTTTGGGAATCGTGTCAGTGAAAAAGGTGGAAATAC GTCGCGGAGGTCGTGGAAGCCTAATGTGCAAGAGAAACGGCTTTTCAGCTATATTCTAGATCGCCATATTCGTGTGAAGGTTACAACTCATGCCCTGCGATGTATTGACAAGGCAGGTGGTATTGATGAGTACCTGCTGAAAACACCTTACCATGAGATGGACACTGAATTAGGTGTCTTCTGGAAAGCTAAGATTGAGAAGTTGTATGAGGAGCTCGGGAAAATGGAGGTAGTTTTCTTTACACCTGAAGATGAAGCAAATCTTGAAAAGCAATTTAAGGAAGTAAAGTTGGAAGAGCGAGCAGTCCGTAGGGAAGCCAGAAGGAAGATGTATGGTTGGTCACCCAAATCTGAGCTAAAAGCAGATTCTGAAGGAACTGATGGAGAAGGAAGTTTACCCGCTGACTTCCAAGAAGGGATGGCCGCCAATGCTTGA